The nucleotide window aataacagaCGAAAAATGTAATTCCCATCCCAATTAACGCCCATTAAAAATATACTGATCTCATTTTCCTGAATGCCATCAAAAGAAATCTAAAGTCAATATAAATCATGaggaacaaaatatattattttgattttgtattttttttttatttatgaatgatTTCACAACTGGATTTTTTGATAGTATGGAAAGAAAACTATTAATTTAACTAGcatatttatattacattattacAATCACAACTAAATTTGATCGatgagtttgaaattttgatgttGGGTATCTGGTAGtacattaaaatactttttataaaagtcTACTCCTTTTCTATGTCCATGACACCTCTGTACCCACGTGTGGCTCCAATCTAAATCGGCTTTTTCACAAGTAACTCTAACCCAACCATGTATGAGCGCAAATAATGTACCATTTCTTCCTAGACCCACATTTAAACCAGGATGAAATCGTAAATGACGTTGAAGAACTAGAATATTACCAGCATGTACGTAATG belongs to Diorhabda carinulata isolate Delta chromosome X, icDioCari1.1, whole genome shotgun sequence and includes:
- the LOC130901056 gene encoding 50S ribosomal protein L27; the encoded protein is MYFGINSLKKGILESPFILQNIIRFASKKTGGSTRNTSPKVRPKHRGVKIQDGHYVHAGNILVLQRHLRFHPGLNVGLGRNGTLFALIHGWVRVTCEKADLDWSHTWVQRCHGHRKGVDFYKKYFNVLPDTQHQNFKLIDQI